Genomic window (Candidatus Desulfarcum epimagneticum):
TGCCGGGGGCCTGATCCGGGGCCGGGTGCCCATCGTCAAAACCCTGGCATCGGCCATCACCCTGACCACGGGCGGCTCCGGGGGAAGGGAGGGCCCCATCGCCCAGATCGGCGCGGGCTTCGGGTCTTTTCTGGCCACCCGGCTCAAACTTTCGGACCGGGAAAGACGCATCATGATGGCGGCCGGCGTGGGCGCCGGGGTGGGCAGCATCTTCCGGGCGCCCATGGCCGGGGCCCTTTTCGCCGCCGAGGTGCTGTACCGGGACCCGGAATTCGAATCCGAAGTCATCATCCCGGCCGGGATCTCCTCGGTGGTGGCCTACTGCATGTTCTGCCTGGTTTTCGGATGGGGCTCTTTGTTTGAGTCCCCGGATTTCAGATTTTCCAATCCCCTGGAGCTGGGGCCGTACCTCATTCTGGCCGGGGTTCTCGTGGGGGTGGGGATTTTGTACATCAAATCCTTTTACGGGCTGGCGGCCGTGTTTAAAAAAATGCGCGTTCCCAACCACATCAAGCCGGCCATCGGGGGGCTGTGCGCGGGGCTCATCGGCTTTTTTCTGCCCCACACCCTGGCCTTTGGATACGGTTTCGCCCAGAAAGCCTTGAACAACGAGCTGACGATCCCGTTTCTTCTGTCCCTGGCGCTGGGCAAAATACTGACCACGTCGTTTTCCATCGGGTCCGGGGGAAGCGGGGGCGTGTTCGGACCGTCCATCGTCATCGGCGGAGCCATGGGCGGGGCTGTGGGCAACCTGTTTCACAAAATCATCCCCGGCGTCATCCAGGAGCCCGGGGCCTTTGTGGTGGTGGGAATGGCGGGTTTTTTCACCGCCGTGTCCAACACCCCCATCTCCACCATTATATTTGTGAGCGAAATGACCAACTCCTACCACCTGCTTCTGCCCAGCCTGCTGGTGTGCTCGGTGGCCTTCATGCTGTCCAGGAGATGGACGATTTTCCACCGGCAGGTCAAAAGAAAAGTGGACTCGCCGGCCCACGCCGGGGATTTTTTCGTGGACATTCTCCAGGAGATCAAGGTCAAAGACTTGAAGGGGAAGGTCAAAAAAGTCCGGCTCGTGCCCGAGAACATGCCCTTTAAGGATTTCAAACGGTTTTTTTCAAACACCAAACAGCATTACTTCCCGGTGGTGGACCCCGGAAACCGCCTCGCCGGCATCTTTTCCAGCGCCGACATCCGGTCGGTGCTCTTTGACCGGGAGATCGATGATCTGATCATCGTCAGGGACATCGCCCAGTCCGACATCATCGTCACCACCCTTGAGGACGACCTGAACTCGGTTTTGCAGAAAATGACCACCAAAAACATCGACAGCCTGCCGGTGGTGGACGAAAAGGACCCCGGGATCATCATCGGAATGCTGGACCGAAGGGCCGTCATCGCCTTTTACAACCAGCGGATCGAGGGCATGAAGAACCGGTCCTGACTCTCAAACGGCGGACCGGCGGCCCTGAAGAGAACGGATTTTTTGCTCAAGCAGCCCAAATCCGTTCTCAACGTGGTATTTTCGCATGTCGCTTTCCAGGATAGAGCCGAGTTTCACCTTGAAATCGGATGGTTTGAAACCCTTCACTGCTCGTTCGATCCGTGAAACCCGGGAATCATCCATATCCGGAAGCGCGACGCCTTTTCTCAAAAGAAACTCAATGTCAAAACCGTCCCGTATCTCGCCCCTGTCCGCCAAAGCCGCCGTCTTGTTTTTCATCATCTGCTCAAGGGTGAAGGCCCTTACGATCACCTGGATGACGCTGTGCCTTGAAAAGGCGATTTGGTCCTGAAAATCGAACTCCCCCGATTGTTTTCGGATCTCTATTTTAAGTCTTCTCGGGTAACCAGGGGAGCGAATCTCAAATAAAAGGGTGTGAAATTTGATCTGCGAGTCGGTTATTTCGCAGTCTTTGCCCAGGGCTTTTGCCATCTTGTCAAAATATTTTTCATAGTCGCGCTCTTTGACAAACCAGAAATCGAGATCAGCGGAATACCGGCTCAATTCATGGCAAAGCCTCAGCATGGTTCCCCCGCCGAAAGCCAGCGGCTCCAGAAGATGATGGGCTTTTAAGCGCTTAAGCGTTTCGATCTCAAAAATTTCATGCCGCTTAAAAATATCCATTTTGTTTAAGCATTCCCCGGACTCTTTCCGGAAATTTTTCCGCGAAACGGTTTAAAACGCCGGGATCGAACCGGCTGAAATCAATGGACGAGGCGTCAAAATCATACCTGCCCATGGATTTGAGATAAACGGCGTCCAGAAGGGCTTTTTCAGGAAGGGCGATAAAAAAGCCGCCGTCCACCCTTTCGAACCCGAAATACAAGGTCGGGTTTATTTTCCTGAAATGAAAAAAAACGCGCTCTATTTCCACCTCTCCGGATCTCTTTGACGCCGCCGATTCAAAAAAACCCCGCTGCATCTGGGTGGTGATCTCGTGGCGTTCCAGGGCCGTCATAAAGGAAATATACGACGGGGTCCGGATCAAATTGGCCACAGCGAACAGGCTTTCTTTGTCCAGGCGCCGCCATTTGTCCTTGATGATGTAAAGATTCCTTTTGACCCGGACCAGGAGCCCCTGGGCCACGTAGCGGGACGCCGCCACTCTCGCGGAAGCGGGGGCGATTTCCAGCGCCTTTGCGATATCCTCATATCCAAAATAAAGCTTTTTGATTTCATTGAGCCGGAAAAATTTCATCAAACACACTTAGTTAACATTTTTGTTAACTAAGTGTATTTGATGAAACCGCAGAAGTCAAGCCCTGATATACTTGATAAACCCGCAAATGGATCGGATTTTTTACGATGTCGTCAATACTTCACCTCCCACAAAAAAAGCCCCCTCGCGGGCGCGGTGGGCCCGGCCCGGCCCCGGTCCCGGGACCGAAAAATCTCCCCAATCTCTCCCGGGTCCATTCTTCCCAGGCCCGCCTCCACCAGGGTCCCCACGATATTTCTCACCATGTGGCGCAAAAAGCCGTCGGCCTCGATCTCAAACACCAGGCGCCCCCCTTTTTTTTCGAAAAGGGCCGCCGCCATGACATGCCGCCGGGCGTCCGTGTCCGGACGGCCGTGTCCCTCGAACGCCTTGAAATCATGCCGGCCCGCCACGCGCCGGGCCGCGTCGGACATGGCCTCCACATCCAGTTTTTGGGGGATATGCCAGACGTGACGGCGGCGTATGGCCGACGGGTGGGGCGTGTTTAAAAAAAAGTACCGGTATATTTTGCTTTTGGCGTCATACCGGGCGTGGAAGGATTCCGGCGCCGTCTCGCAGTCGCATATGACAATGTCATCCGGAAGCAGGCTGTTGAGCGCCCGTTTCATCACATGGGCGGAAAGCCGGGTCTCGCATAAAAAATTCGCCGTCTGACCCCGCGCGTGGACCCCGGCGTCCGTGCGGCCCGATCCCAGAAGGGAGACCTTTTCCCGGGTGACGGAAAAAACCGCGCGCTCAATGGTTTCCTGAACCGTGACCGCGTCTTTCTGCCGCTGCCAGCCGTGGTAGGCGGTCCCGTCGTACTCAATGACCAGTTTGAAATTTTTTTTCACCGCTCCCCCGCCGCCGGCCGTCCCCGTCTTTTTTGAAATACATCGTCACGCTTTTGCCCATGACCGGGTTTAAGAAAACATCCAGCGCCTTTGTCAAAGCGGGCTTTTTCATCATGTCCCACACCAGGAAACGGTGATAAAGGCGCAGGAGGGCAGGGTCTTTGCGCTCCGGGCCCACAAGGCATTTGAGCCACCAGTAGGGGGTGTGAAGGCTGTGGGCGAAATGAACGGCGCGCTTCGAAAAACCGGCGTCTTTAAAAAGGGCCGATATTTTTTTTTGTGTGTAGATGCGGATGTGCCCGCCGCTGGCGGCGTGATACGCGTCGGACAGACGCCAGCAGATCGTCTCCGGCCAGCGTCGGGGCACGCTGGCCGCCAGCTGCCCGCCGGGTTTGATAACCCGGGCGATTTCAGACGCCGCCTTTTTTTCATCCGGCACATGCTCCATCACCTCGGAGCAGACCACGATGTCGAAAAAACCGTCCGGGAAGGGCAGGCGGGTGATGTCGGCCGCCGCCAGGTCCCAGCGCCCTCCCCCAACCTCCCCGACCTCATCATGAAAGGCCAGATTTTTCCCGGCCGCCGCCAGATCGTCCGGGCTCAGATCCGCCCCGATGACCCACACATTCTCCCGGGCGTAAAACGCGCACGCGTGACGCCCCGAGCCGCACCCGATGTCCAGAACCCGGAACCCGGGTCTTACCTCCAGTCTTTTAAAATCGATTGAAATCACGAATCGCCTTTCTGTGCGCCGCCACTGTTTTTTCAGCGGCCTTTTCCCAGGTGAAACGCGCCTGAACCCGCTCAAAGCCGGCCCGGCCCAGTTCGGCGGCGCGGTGGGGATGGTTTAAAAGGTCCAGAACGCCCCGGGCCAGCGCCCGGAAATCCGACGGGGGAACCAGAACGCCCGCGTCCCCCACCACCTCGGGCAGGGCCCCGCCGGTGGTGCTGATGACGGGAACGCCGCAGGCCATGGCCTCCCCGGCCGGAAGCCCGAACCCCTCGTACACCGAAGGGGTCACGGCCACCGAGGCCCGGGCGTAATGCCTCACCAGCTCCCGGTCGCTCACCCGGCCGGTGAACCGGACCCGCTCGCCGATCTCCAGGCGCCGGATGAGCTTTAAAATGTCCCCGTCTTTTTTCGGGGTCCCGATGACCACCAGGCGGACCTTTTTAATTTTTGACACCACCCACAGCGCCTTTAAAAGATGCTCCAGGCCCTTCAGGGGCGTGTCCGAGCTGGTGGTGACAATCAGGCGGTTTTTTTCCCGAACCACTCCCGGGACCGGTTTAAAAAGCCGGGTGTCGATCCCGTTGGGCACGATCTCAAACCGGTCCCGGGGAATATCAAAGTCCCGGCCGATGTCACGGGCGGAGGCCTTTGACACCGTGATGATCCTTAAAAGCCTCCGGGACACGGTTTTTTGCATGCCCAAAAATGAAAACCACCTCAGCGCCTGCATTTTTTCAATAAAAGACCCGGCGTTTTGAAAGGCGATCCGGCGGTCCACGGTGATGGGATGGTGAATCGTGGCGATGACCGGGACCAGACGGGACAGCGCCCATATGCCGTAGGAAAGACTCTGGTTGTCGTGGATGATGTCATAGCGCCCCGGGTTTTTTCTTAAAAACCGATATGCCCGAAGCCCGAAGGTGAAGGGCTCGGGAAATCCCATGGTGGAGACCCCCATCCACTCCAGAAGATTGACGGGATCGGCCAGCTCCCCCGGGAACGGGACCCGGAACAGGTCCTCGGGATTGTAAAGGTCCAGACAATCCGGCCGATGAACGGGCACGTCGGGATCCAGCATGGGGTCCGGGGGCCCCGACAGCGCCTCCACATGGTGCCCCAGGCGTTTCAAGGCCCGGCTGAGGTTTTTCAGGTAAACGCCCTGGCCCCCGCAATGGGGGTTGCTTCGGTAGCTGACCAGGCATATTTTCAACGGACGGTCCTGTTTTAAAGAGCGGCGCCGTTTTAAAGAGCGCTCCGGGCCCGGCTTCGGCCCTGTCTGGTTTTTTTTCAAAATGTGTCCATTTCTTTTAAAAGCGCCTGCGCCAGCTGGTCCTGGGGAACCTTTCGGACGGCCTTTCCCTTTTTAAATAAAATGCCCTGGCCCTTGCCCCCGGCGATTCCCACATCGGCTTCCCGCGCCTCGCCGGGTCCGTTCACCACGCAGCCCATGATGGCCACCTTGATGTTCCGGGTCTCGGTCAAAAGCGCCCGCTCCACCTCCTCCACCAGACCGAACAGGTCGATGCCGCACCGGCCGCACGTGGGGCAGGATATGATCTCCGGGCCCCTTTGGCGAATATGGAGCGCCCGGAGTATCTCAAAACCCACCCGGACCTCCTCCACCGGGTCCCGGCTCAGCGATACCCGGATGGTGTCCCCGATGCCTTCGGCCAGAAGGGCGCCGATGCCGATGGAGGATTTCACAATCCCCGGGTACAGGCCCCCGGCCTCGGTGATCCCGATGTGAAGGGGCAGGGAGGTTTTTTCGGACAGAAACCGGCACGCCTCCACGGTCCGCCACACATCGGACGCCTTGATGGAGATCTTCATGTCATGAAAATCCATGGAGCGGATCATGTCGATGCTTCGCAGGGCGCTTTGCGCCAGGGCCTCGGGGGTGGCCGAGCCATGCCGTTTCAGAATGTCTTTTTCAAGGGAGCCCGCGTTCACCCCCACCCGAATGGAAATGCCCCGGGCCTTTGCCATCTCCACCACGGCCCGGGTCTTTTTTTCCCCGCCGATGTTGCCCGGGTTGATCCGAAGGCAGTCGGCCCCGGCCTCGGCCGCGGCCAGGGCCAGCCTGAAATCAAAGTGAATGTCGGCCACCAGGGGAATGGAAATCCGCTTTTTGATCTCCCCCAGGGCTTTGGCCGCCTCCATGTCCACCACCGCCGCCCGGACAATCTCGCACCCGGCCTTTTCCAGGCGCTTGATCTGGCCCACCGTGCCCTCGACGTCCCGGGTGTCCGAATGGGTCATGGACTGAACCGCCACAGGCGCGCCGTCGCCGATGGGAACGCGGCCCACGTAAATCCGCCGGGTCTTTTTTCTTGGTTTTGTCATCAATTCGATTTCGCCCTCGTCCACGCCTGATCCATCAAACGGTTGTCCCTGCCCAGGTCCATTGTGAACACCAGGGTCCCCATGACCTCCGGCGGGGGCCACACACCGGGATTTTCCCGGTCTTTTTTGTCCAGATAGGGAATGGCGGCCTCGTTGGGGGTGGCGTAATGGTTGTAATTGGAAAGCGCCGCGCCCACCTCGGGGTCCAGGATCCAGTTGATCCACTGATGGGCGCCGTCCGGGTTGGGGGCTTTCGCCGGCACGCACATGGAGTCCAGCCATATCTCGCTGCCCTCCTTCGGGACAGCGAATCCCAGACGTTTGGGGTCTTCGGCGATGGCTTTAACGGCGTCCCCGTTATACACAATGGCGGCGGCGGCCACGCCGGCCACCACATCGTTTTTTCCCCCCACCCCGCCTTTGAAGCCCAGGCAGGATTTTCTTTTTTTCGTTTTGACCAAAAGATCGGCGGCCGCCTTCAAATCCCCGGGATCCACGGAGTTGAAATCCCGTCCCATGTAAAGCAGGGCCGCGCCCATCATTTCCCGGACCCCGTCAATGAGCCAGAACGGCCCGAAGTCCTTTTCCGGATCAAAAACCACCGACCAGGACGAGGCGGCGGAATCCGGAAGCCGGGTTTTGTCGTACATCAGCCCCACCGTTCCCCACTGCCATCCCACGGAATAGAGGTTTCCCGGGTCAAAGGACACCTTCCGAAATCGCGTTCCCAGGTTTTTCAGGTTGGGCAGCCTGGAATGGTCCAGACGCCGGACAAGACCCAGCTTGATCAGGCTGGGAATGATATAGTCCGAGGGAACGATGATGTCATACTGGCCCGCGCCCCCGGCCTGGAGCTTGGCCATCATCTCCTCGTTGGACTCGTACATGTCCAGACGCGCGCGGATCCCGGTGGCTTTTTCAAACGCCCGGGGCATATTGATCTCATCCATGTATTCGGACCATATGAAAATCCGAATCTCATTTCCGGCGGCCCCGGCCGACGCCGGGGACATGACTGGAATCAGAAAAAAAAATATAAACAAACAACACACACATTTCCTCATGATCGCTCTCCTTATGGTTCGCTCAAAAATGGGTTGTTTTTGAAAGAGCCCCTGGTTTTAGTGTCCGCCCGCCCGGGGCTCTATTTTAATCCGCCCGCAGGTTTAATCCGCCGGCGGGTGGCGCGCTCGGCCCCGACCACCAGGATCGCCGTGGCCAGAAGAACCAGGGTGGACAGGGCGTGAATCTCGGGAGTGACCCCCCGCCTGACCGCGGCGAAAATATACAGGGGAAGGGTGACCGACTCGGGCCCCGCCGTGAAAAAACTGATGACAAAATCGTCCAGAGACAGGGTGAACGCCAGCATGGCCCCGGCGGCGATGCCCGGCGCCAGAAGGGGAAGGGTCACCTTTCTTAAAATATAGGCCGGGGTCGCGAACAGATCGCAGGCCGCCTCCTCGATCTCCGGCCCCAGGACCGCCAGGCGGCTTCTCACCACCAGGGCCACAAAGGCGCTCTGGAAGGTGACATGCCCGATGATCATGTTCAAAAGCCCCGGCTCGAACAGGGAAAAAATCCCCCGAAGCAGGCTGAACACAATCACCAGCGCGGCGGCCATAATAATATCCGGTATGACCACCGGAACATGAAGAACCAGATCCATCCATTTTCCGGACGCGGCGGGCCATGGAAATCTTTCCATCCCGATGGCCAGAGCCGAGCCGATGAGCGTGGCCGCCAAGGTGGAGGCCCCGGCCAGGGCCAGGGTGTTCCACGCGGCGGCCAGAATCATGTCGTTTTCAAAAAGCCTCAGATACCAGTCCAGGGTGAATCCCTTCCACACCAGGCCGTATTTTGTGGCGTTGACCGAAAACACGGCCACGGCCATCAGGGGCAGGTACAAAAAAAACAGGGCAAAAACCGCCAGCGCGCTCACCATGAATGGAAGACGTTTCACGCCTGTCGCCCTCCCCGCGCTTTTCGGGTGAAAAAATAAATCCCCACAAAGGAAAGGGCCGTCAGGGCCATGCTCACGGCGGCGCCGAACGCCCAGTCCCGGCCGGCCCCAAACTGATCCCGGATCAGATTCCCCACCAGCATGTATTTGGCGCCCCCTAAAAGATCGGGAATCACAAACACCCCCATGGCCGGCGCAAAGGACAGGATGATCCCCACATACAGGCCCGGCAGGGTCTGGGGCAGAATCGCCTGGAAAAACACCCGGGGGGCGGAGGCGAAAAGGTCGCGGGCCGCCTCCGCCACCTCCCAGTCCAGCCTCTCCACGACGGCGTAAATGGGCAGCGCCGTGAAAGGAAGAAAGATGGAGACCATGCCCAGGTAAACCGCCAGGGGGCCGGGGTACAGGGGAGATCCGGGCTCCACGAGCCCAAAAAAAGCGGCGATCCCGGCAAAGGGAAGGTCCGGGGACAGGATCAGAAACCACGCGTAGGCCCGGATGACCATGTTGGTCCAGAAGGGAATGATCACCAGGGTGAGCCAGAAATAACGGGTCCGCTCGGGCCGGGCCGCGATGAAAAAGGCCAGGGGATAGGAGACGGCCACGCACAGCGCGGTGGTGACAAAGGCGGTCTTGATGGAGCGCAGAAAAATCATCAAATAGTTGGACGTCCACCCAAAGGCCCCGAAACCGGCCAGGCGTTTGTAGTTGTCCGCCGAAAACTCCCAGACCAGCTCCCCGAACTCCCCCCGGCCCGCGAAGCTCACCGCGATCAGGACCAGACCGGGAATCAGAAGAAACACGGCGAACCACGCCATGCCGGGCGTCAGAAGCGCAAGCCCCCGTTTCAGAAGGGTCCGGGGCCTCGCCAGCTCGCCCCGCCACGTGATCAGGGCGTCCGGGCTTTCCGGGGAAGGCGAAGGGCTCGTTTTAATTCGGTTTTTTTTCATGTTATGAATCGGCAAGCGGCGAAAATTCCTCCGGGGCCAGCTCCAGCCACAGCCGGTCCCCGGGATTAAAAGACTCATAGGTGTGGGTTCTCACCCGCAAAGGCCCCGGCTCCACGCGAATATCGAGCCATGCGCCCCGATAGACCACATCTTTCACCGTGACCTCAAGCCCGTTTTTTTCAGGCCGGGCGTCGCGTATCCGTATCCACTCGGGCCGGATGGCCGCCATTCCCCGGGTCCACGGCGGGGTCTCGCTCATTAAAAAGGCGCCCATCTTCGTCTCAAAGACCCCGTTTGAAAACCGTCCATGAATCAGGTTGGCGTCTCCTAAAAATTCGGCCACGAACCGGGTCCGGGGGTTGTCGTACACATCTTCCGGGGTCCCGGACTGGATGATCTCTCCGTCCCGCATGACGGCGATCCGGTCCGAAACCGCCATGGCCTCGCCCTGGTCGTGGGTCACCATGACAAAGGTCTGGCCGAGCTTTTTTTGAAGACGCCTCAGATCCACCTGGACCCGGGCTCTCAGCCTGGCGTCCAGGGCGGACATGGGCTCGTCCAGAAGCAGGGCCTCGGGCTCGTTGACCAGCGCGCGGGCCAGGGCCACCCGCTGCCTCTGTCCCCCGGAGAGCTGATGGGGCCGCCGGCTCTCCATTTTTCCCAGGTCCAGCATTTCCAGGCGCTCCCGGACCCGCCGGCTCACCT
Coding sequences:
- a CDS encoding Chloride channel protein encodes the protein MNPARNKNGRAKPFDFALAGKWTLNFVAIGIIAGAGSILFHYLCQLGLHYFMDMIAGYRPPSPAGEHHLLAPTARPFNRWLLLFLPAFGGIVSGWLVYTFAPEAEGHGTDAAINAYHHAGGLIRGRVPIVKTLASAITLTTGGSGGREGPIAQIGAGFGSFLATRLKLSDRERRIMMAAGVGAGVGSIFRAPMAGALFAAEVLYRDPEFESEVIIPAGISSVVAYCMFCLVFGWGSLFESPDFRFSNPLELGPYLILAGVLVGVGILYIKSFYGLAAVFKKMRVPNHIKPAIGGLCAGLIGFFLPHTLAFGYGFAQKALNNELTIPFLLSLALGKILTTSFSIGSGGSGGVFGPSIVIGGAMGGAVGNLFHKIIPGVIQEPGAFVVVGMAGFFTAVSNTPISTIIFVSEMTNSYHLLLPSLLVCSVAFMLSRRWTIFHRQVKRKVDSPAHAGDFFVDILQEIKVKDLKGKVKKVRLVPENMPFKDFKRFFSNTKQHYFPVVDPGNRLAGIFSSADIRSVLFDREIDDLIIVRDIAQSDIIVTTLEDDLNSVLQKMTTKNIDSLPVVDEKDPGIIIGMLDRRAVIAFYNQRIEGMKNRS
- the truA gene encoding tRNA pseudouridine synthase A, giving the protein MKKNFKLVIEYDGTAYHGWQRQKDAVTVQETIERAVFSVTREKVSLLGSGRTDAGVHARGQTANFLCETRLSAHVMKRALNSLLPDDIVICDCETAPESFHARYDAKSKIYRYFFLNTPHPSAIRRRHVWHIPQKLDVEAMSDAARRVAGRHDFKAFEGHGRPDTDARRHVMAAALFEKKGGRLVFEIEADGFLRHMVRNIVGTLVEAGLGRMDPGEIGEIFRSRDRGRAGPTAPARGLFLWEVKY
- a CDS encoding Spermidine/putrescine transport system permease protein, with translation MPIHNMKKNRIKTSPSPSPESPDALITWRGELARPRTLLKRGLALLTPGMAWFAVFLLIPGLVLIAVSFAGRGEFGELVWEFSADNYKRLAGFGAFGWTSNYLMIFLRSIKTAFVTTALCVAVSYPLAFFIAARPERTRYFWLTLVIIPFWTNMVIRAYAWFLILSPDLPFAGIAAFFGLVEPGSPLYPGPLAVYLGMVSIFLPFTALPIYAVVERLDWEVAEAARDLFASAPRVFFQAILPQTLPGLYVGIILSFAPAMGVFVIPDLLGGAKYMLVGNLIRDQFGAGRDWAFGAAVSMALTALSFVGIYFFTRKARGGRQA
- a CDS encoding Glycosyl transferase family 1; this encodes MKKNQTGPKPGPERSLKRRRSLKQDRPLKICLVSYRSNPHCGGQGVYLKNLSRALKRLGHHVEALSGPPDPMLDPDVPVHRPDCLDLYNPEDLFRVPFPGELADPVNLLEWMGVSTMGFPEPFTFGLRAYRFLRKNPGRYDIIHDNQSLSYGIWALSRLVPVIATIHHPITVDRRIAFQNAGSFIEKMQALRWFSFLGMQKTVSRRLLRIITVSKASARDIGRDFDIPRDRFEIVPNGIDTRLFKPVPGVVREKNRLIVTTSSDTPLKGLEHLLKALWVVSKIKKVRLVVIGTPKKDGDILKLIRRLEIGERVRFTGRVSDRELVRHYARASVAVTPSVYEGFGLPAGEAMACGVPVISTTGGALPEVVGDAGVLVPPSDFRALARGVLDLLNHPHRAAELGRAGFERVQARFTWEKAAEKTVAAHRKAIRDFNRF
- a CDS encoding Putrescine-binding periplasmic protein yields the protein MRKCVCCLFIFFFLIPVMSPASAGAAGNEIRIFIWSEYMDEINMPRAFEKATGIRARLDMYESNEEMMAKLQAGGAGQYDIIVPSDYIIPSLIKLGLVRRLDHSRLPNLKNLGTRFRKVSFDPGNLYSVGWQWGTVGLMYDKTRLPDSAASSWSVVFDPEKDFGPFWLIDGVREMMGAALLYMGRDFNSVDPGDLKAAADLLVKTKKRKSCLGFKGGVGGKNDVVAGVAAAAIVYNGDAVKAIAEDPKRLGFAVPKEGSEIWLDSMCVPAKAPNPDGAHQWINWILDPEVGAALSNYNHYATPNEAAIPYLDKKDRENPGVWPPPEVMGTLVFTMDLGRDNRLMDQAWTRAKSN
- the ispG gene encoding 1-hydroxy-2-methyl-2-(E)-butenyl 4-diphosphate synthase (Evidence 2a : Function from experimental evidences in other organisms; PubMedId : 11752431, 21172855; Product type e : enzyme), translated to MTKPRKKTRRIYVGRVPIGDGAPVAVQSMTHSDTRDVEGTVGQIKRLEKAGCEIVRAAVVDMEAAKALGEIKKRISIPLVADIHFDFRLALAAAEAGADCLRINPGNIGGEKKTRAVVEMAKARGISIRVGVNAGSLEKDILKRHGSATPEALAQSALRSIDMIRSMDFHDMKISIKASDVWRTVEACRFLSEKTSLPLHIGITEAGGLYPGIVKSSIGIGALLAEGIGDTIRVSLSRDPVEEVRVGFEILRALHIRQRGPEIISCPTCGRCGIDLFGLVEEVERALLTETRNIKVAIMGCVVNGPGEAREADVGIAGGKGQGILFKKGKAVRKVPQDQLAQALLKEMDTF
- a CDS encoding conserved hypothetical protein (Evidence 4 : Unknown function but conserved in other organisms); the protein is MKFFRLNEIKKLYFGYEDIAKALEIAPASARVAASRYVAQGLLVRVKRNLYIIKDKWRRLDKESLFAVANLIRTPSYISFMTALERHEITTQMQRGFFESAASKRSGEVEIERVFFHFRKINPTLYFGFERVDGGFFIALPEKALLDAVYLKSMGRYDFDASSIDFSRFDPGVLNRFAEKFPERVRGMLKQNGYF
- a CDS encoding conserved hypothetical protein (Evidence 4 : Unknown function but conserved in other organisms); amino-acid sequence: MDIFKRHEIFEIETLKRLKAHHLLEPLAFGGGTMLRLCHELSRYSADLDFWFVKERDYEKYFDKMAKALGKDCEITDSQIKFHTLLFEIRSPGYPRRLKIEIRKQSGEFDFQDQIAFSRHSVIQVIVRAFTLEQMMKNKTAALADRGEIRDGFDIEFLLRKGVALPDMDDSRVSRIERAVKGFKPSDFKVKLGSILESDMRKYHVENGFGLLEQKIRSLQGRRSAV
- the potC gene encoding Spermidine/putrescine transport system permease protein PotC — protein: MKRLPFMVSALAVFALFFLYLPLMAVAVFSVNATKYGLVWKGFTLDWYLRLFENDMILAAAWNTLALAGASTLAATLIGSALAIGMERFPWPAASGKWMDLVLHVPVVIPDIIMAAALVIVFSLLRGIFSLFEPGLLNMIIGHVTFQSAFVALVVRSRLAVLGPEIEEAACDLFATPAYILRKVTLPLLAPGIAAGAMLAFTLSLDDFVISFFTAGPESVTLPLYIFAAVRRGVTPEIHALSTLVLLATAILVVGAERATRRRIKPAGGLK
- the potA gene encoding polyamine transporter subunit; ATP-binding component of ABC superfamily (Evidence 2a : Function from experimental evidences in other organisms; PubMedId : 11976340; Product type t : transporter), whose amino-acid sequence is MKKGLAVERISKKFGEEHVVRDVSLHVAPGEFFTLLGPSGCGKTTLLRMIAGLELPDSGKTTLGGKDITSLPASRRHLNMVFQSYALFPHLNVFDNVAFGLRSRKFPKDEVSRRVRERLEMLDLGKMESRRPHQLSGGQRQRVALARALVNEPEALLLDEPMSALDARLRARVQVDLRRLQKKLGQTFVMVTHDQGEAMAVSDRIAVMRDGEIIQSGTPEDVYDNPRTRFVAEFLGDANLIHGRFSNGVFETKMGAFLMSETPPWTRGMAAIRPEWIRIRDARPEKNGLEVTVKDVVYRGAWLDIRVEPGPLRVRTHTYESFNPGDRLWLELAPEEFSPLADS
- a CDS encoding SAM-dependent methyltransferase, yielding MISIDFKRLEVRPGFRVLDIGCGSGRHACAFYARENVWVIGADLSPDDLAAAGKNLAFHDEVGEVGGGRWDLAAADITRLPFPDGFFDIVVCSEVMEHVPDEKKAASEIARVIKPGGQLAASVPRRWPETICWRLSDAYHAASGGHIRIYTQKKISALFKDAGFSKRAVHFAHSLHTPYWWLKCLVGPERKDPALLRLYHRFLVWDMMKKPALTKALDVFLNPVMGKSVTMYFKKDGDGRRRGSGEKKFQTGH